A single genomic interval of Centropristis striata isolate RG_2023a ecotype Rhode Island chromosome 8, C.striata_1.0, whole genome shotgun sequence harbors:
- the tnfrsf1a gene encoding tumor necrosis factor receptor superfamily member 1A — translation MEGAGHRGGGRRWNKKAAVGTILLLMCMFIPTLTLVQSTEGPACPFWEYRNDNGDCCNKCNAGFKLVEKCPKEGHKSICTPCPDGQFTDQMNYANNCLRCRRCKAAKHEVEVSPCETNKNRVCRCETNYFKDEIDSETYDCRRCSTCKQDEIEIERCTPEKNTVCECKENYYRVKGKCELCKNCTTECRHHCLTPSVTASKPGHEHLINIIAAVAVGAVVMLVLGVLLTHLYTKWYTKKMLLKPSCQPSDMSPDSCEQALFHSEEPSDSSMSNNAVPPTYVTEQESPNLPDCIPLEIKTSELIYTVLDLVPVPQRKQLVRSLGVNDIEIEQAEMDHKSCREAHYQMLRVWAEKGSRAGGGGQGKMLHWPLLLELLDELRKMHLGRAAEELETKYSIQ, via the exons ATGGAGGGAGCTGGGCACAGAGGAGGTGGAAGAAGATGGAACAAAAAAGCTGCTGTTGGCACAATACTGCTCCTTATG TGCATGTTCATCCCCACCCTGACACTGGTGCAGTCTACAGAGGGGCCGGCCTGTCCATTTTGGGAGTATCGCAATGATAATGGAGATTGTTGTAACAAATGCAATGCAG gTTTTAAGCTAGTAGAAAAGTGTCCAAAAGAGGGTCACAAAAGTATCTGCACGCCATGTCCTGATGGACAGTTCACAGACCAGATGAACTATGCGAACAACTGCTTACGTTGCAGACGATGCAAAG CTGCAAAGCATGAGGTGGAGGTTTCGCCatgtgaaacaaacaaaaacagggtTTGTCGATGTGAGACGAATTATTTCAAGGATGAAATCGACTCAGAAACATACGACTGTCGCAGGTGTTCAACATGCAAACAGGATGAAATTGAAATAGAAAGAT GTACACCAGAGAAAAACACTGTGTGTGAATGTAAAGAGAACTACTACAGAGTCAAAGGCAAATGTGAACTCTGCAAGAA TTGTACCACCGAGTGCAGACACCACTGCCTGACACCCTCAGTCACAG CTTCTAAGCCTGGACATGAGCATCTTATCAACATAATTGCAGCCGTTGCAGTTGGGGCTGTGGTAATGCTGGTGCTGGGGGTCCTCCTCACCCACTTGTACACAAAGTGGTATACAAAGAAGATGTTGCTGAAACCTTCTTGCCAGCCATCCGACATGTCCCCGGACTCATGCGAG CAAGCCCTGTTCCACAGTGAGGAACCCTCAGACAGCAGCATGAGTAATAATGCTGTTCCTCCAACGTATGTGACTGAACAGGAGTCGCCCAATCTGCCTGACTGTATCCCTCTGGAAATTAAGA CCTCTGAGCTGATCTACACAGTACTGGATCTGGTTCCTGTGCCGCAGAGGAAGCAGCTGGTGCGTTCTCTTGGCGTGAATGATATTGAGATCGAACAAGCAGAAATGGATCACAAATCCTGCCGAGAGGCTCACTACCAGATGCTGAGGGTTTGGGCCGAGAAGGGGTCACGTGCAGGTGGAGGAGGACAAGGCAAAATGCTGCACTGGCCTTTGTTATTGGAGTTGTTGGACGAACTGAGAAAGATGCA